The following proteins are co-located in the Nocardia bhagyanarayanae genome:
- a CDS encoding non-ribosomal peptide synthetase gives MSETTQAPERKAAPPQIEDVLALSPLQEGLFSLAKLAGDDDLYNMQFVIEVAGPVDVALLRRSVEAILRRHANLRAAFWDRDVPKPVQIVPSSVELPWFERTADERELEAIVASEARHGFDLSRGPALRVAVVALPDGSHRMIVTAHHILMDGWSLGVFFRELFAVYEAGGSAAALPAPRPYRDYIGWLAARDNEATLRGWADYLADVDPLILADRADAAVNTIVPTIHKVVLDGADTDRVQRWARANGLTMNTVVQFAWAIVLGRLTDRSDVVFGTTVSGRPDELAGVETMIGLFINTIPVRIRLDELDAAGGVAQGCAHLQRTSATMRDNGYLSLSAIQRATGRGALFDTLFVYENAPVADVLQAITTADGTTFRPTASESLTHYPLAVVSYLLDGELAVVVEAVEAVLGEISPADLGARLVEVLRRLPDIGDAGQDSLDVLLPGERPQPPAPPAADVLGVTVPELFARQVAATPDALALSTEGERYTYRELSEAALRLAGGLAARGIGSEDVVALAMPRSAESIVAILGVLAAGAAYVPVDITLPAARIESIVRQSNPRLILVDSAGVPALDEIESLPPVEAFGTVVTDSAALTVPVATRPEQCAYLIFTSGSTGEPKGVMGTHAALASYFADHRDRVYRPATARLGRPLRIAHAWSLSFDASWQPMIGLLDGQSIHLFDAEEMRDAQRLVDGIGRHGIDMIDTTPSMFAQLAAAGLVHERGSDLAVLALGGEAIGVPLWKQLCALPDTAVHNCYGPTETTVEAVVASVADPKATPTIGSPTTGMTGYVLDSRLRPTPHGVIGELYLSGAQLARGYAGKPGITAERFVADPFRPGQRMYRTGDLVRRLPSGDFAYLGRADDQVKIRGYRIEIGDIEAALHALPGVREAAVLVLRRPSGPVLVGFAVGAELESARLRAELADRLPGYMVPHRILTVGGLPVTGNGKLDARQLEALATAALESAAASTAPTTDTERTLCATVAELTGGAEPGIDEHLVELGLDSIVAISLVNALRRKGIATSPRAVLTAGSIRELAAAIDAGSGTERASAVAEYGSVGQVPILSWMHEHGNYRRLALNTLLELPAEVDGPRLEAVLQALLDGHDMLRARFVETAAGYDVVTREPGVVRAADILTRIEAGPNFSTDLGAHGRAVADEIDPLTGDLVRAVWFTRADGPGLLLLNIHHLAVDPVSWHIICADLAAAWEQLSAGTPELAPPVEYTSYRTWAERTRARAGSAEVAAQRDYWVAQTTAPDPVLAARRPDPRTDTWSSYRVQPLFTAPETTAAVLDGLTGELGAREFLLAALTATLATWRRERGQDASGGAYLAMEGHGREDQVLGADIDTAQTVGWFTSVFPARFGVGADVVDVAAAEQDPAAARALLASVAASLAAVPNNGVDYGVLRYLQADAELAAAPEPQVLFDYLGRMDLAVTRKPWSPVHEVELFTQLPTAPEPDFPLRYAMDVIAGVQPTDAGPQLVTLLRWSDALFTAAEVARLAEIWDAAVAALARAIAPVAVGGSPASPA, from the coding sequence ATGTCGGAGACCACGCAGGCGCCCGAGCGCAAGGCGGCCCCGCCGCAGATCGAGGACGTGCTCGCCCTCAGCCCGTTGCAGGAGGGCTTGTTCTCGCTCGCCAAGCTGGCCGGTGACGACGATCTGTACAACATGCAGTTCGTGATCGAGGTCGCGGGCCCGGTCGACGTGGCGCTGCTGCGCCGCAGCGTCGAGGCGATCCTGCGCAGGCACGCCAACCTGCGCGCCGCGTTCTGGGACCGTGACGTACCCAAGCCGGTGCAGATCGTGCCCAGTTCGGTGGAGCTGCCGTGGTTCGAAAGGACCGCCGACGAAAGGGAACTCGAAGCGATCGTGGCCTCCGAGGCGCGCCACGGCTTCGACCTGTCGCGCGGACCCGCGCTGCGCGTCGCGGTGGTCGCGCTGCCAGACGGGTCGCACCGGATGATCGTGACCGCCCACCACATCCTGATGGACGGCTGGTCGCTGGGCGTGTTCTTCCGCGAGCTGTTCGCGGTCTACGAGGCGGGCGGCTCGGCCGCCGCACTGCCGGCCCCGCGCCCCTACCGCGACTACATCGGCTGGCTGGCGGCCCGCGACAACGAGGCGACTCTGCGCGGCTGGGCCGACTATCTCGCCGACGTCGACCCGCTGATTCTCGCCGACCGCGCCGACGCGGCGGTGAACACGATCGTGCCGACCATCCACAAGGTGGTCCTCGACGGCGCCGACACCGACCGGGTGCAGCGCTGGGCCCGCGCGAACGGGCTGACCATGAACACGGTCGTCCAGTTCGCGTGGGCGATCGTGCTCGGCAGGCTGACCGACCGCAGCGATGTCGTCTTCGGCACCACCGTCTCCGGCAGGCCGGACGAACTCGCCGGTGTCGAGACCATGATCGGCCTGTTCATCAACACCATTCCCGTGCGCATCCGGCTCGACGAGCTGGACGCCGCGGGCGGGGTGGCGCAAGGCTGCGCTCATTTGCAGCGCACGTCGGCGACCATGCGCGACAACGGATATCTGAGCTTGTCCGCCATCCAGCGGGCCACCGGGCGCGGCGCCCTGTTCGACACGCTCTTCGTCTACGAGAACGCGCCGGTCGCCGATGTGCTCCAGGCGATCACCACCGCGGACGGCACCACCTTCCGGCCGACCGCGTCGGAGAGCCTGACCCACTACCCGCTCGCGGTCGTGTCCTACCTGCTCGACGGCGAGCTGGCCGTGGTGGTGGAGGCCGTCGAGGCGGTGCTCGGCGAAATCTCGCCCGCCGACCTGGGCGCTCGCCTGGTGGAGGTGCTGCGCCGGCTGCCCGACATCGGTGACGCGGGCCAGGATTCGCTCGACGTGCTGCTGCCGGGGGAGCGGCCGCAACCGCCCGCGCCGCCCGCCGCCGACGTGCTCGGCGTGACGGTGCCGGAGCTGTTCGCCCGCCAGGTCGCCGCGACGCCGGACGCCTTGGCGTTGAGCACCGAAGGCGAGCGCTACACCTATCGGGAACTCTCCGAAGCCGCGCTGCGCCTGGCCGGTGGTCTGGCCGCGCGCGGTATCGGCTCGGAAGACGTTGTCGCCCTTGCCATGCCGCGTTCCGCCGAGTCCATCGTCGCCATCCTCGGCGTGCTCGCCGCCGGCGCGGCCTACGTGCCGGTCGACATCACGCTGCCCGCCGCGCGGATCGAATCGATCGTGCGTCAGTCGAATCCGCGTCTGATCCTGGTGGACAGCGCGGGCGTGCCCGCCCTCGACGAGATCGAGTCGCTGCCGCCCGTCGAGGCGTTCGGCACAGTCGTGACCGACTCCGCGGCGCTCACGGTGCCCGTGGCCACGCGCCCGGAACAGTGCGCGTACCTCATCTTCACCTCCGGCTCGACCGGAGAACCCAAGGGCGTCATGGGCACGCACGCCGCGTTGGCCTCCTACTTCGCCGACCACCGCGATCGGGTGTACCGGCCAGCGACGGCCCGGCTCGGCAGGCCGCTGCGGATCGCGCACGCCTGGTCGCTGAGTTTCGACGCTTCCTGGCAGCCGATGATCGGTCTGCTGGACGGTCAGTCGATCCACCTGTTCGACGCGGAGGAGATGCGCGACGCGCAGCGCCTGGTGGACGGGATCGGCAGGCACGGCATCGACATGATCGACACCACGCCGTCGATGTTCGCCCAGCTGGCCGCCGCGGGCCTGGTGCACGAGCGCGGGTCCGACCTCGCGGTCCTCGCCCTCGGGGGCGAGGCCATCGGCGTGCCGCTGTGGAAACAGCTCTGCGCCTTGCCCGATACCGCCGTGCACAACTGCTACGGCCCCACGGAGACCACGGTCGAAGCGGTGGTCGCGTCCGTCGCCGACCCCAAGGCGACGCCGACCATCGGCTCGCCAACCACCGGAATGACGGGCTACGTCCTCGATTCGCGGTTGCGTCCGACGCCGCACGGCGTCATCGGCGAGCTCTACCTCTCCGGAGCGCAGCTGGCGCGCGGCTACGCGGGCAAGCCGGGCATCACCGCCGAGCGTTTCGTCGCCGACCCGTTCCGGCCGGGTCAGCGCATGTATCGCACCGGAGACCTGGTGCGGCGCTTGCCCTCCGGCGATTTCGCCTACCTCGGCCGCGCCGACGACCAGGTGAAGATCCGCGGCTACCGCATCGAGATCGGCGACATCGAGGCCGCGCTGCACGCGCTGCCCGGCGTCCGCGAGGCCGCGGTCCTGGTGCTGCGCCGCCCGAGCGGACCGGTGCTCGTCGGCTTCGCGGTGGGCGCGGAACTCGAATCCGCCCGGCTGCGTGCCGAACTCGCCGACCGGCTGCCCGGCTATATGGTGCCGCACCGCATTCTCACGGTCGGCGGTTTGCCGGTCACCGGCAACGGCAAGCTCGACGCGCGGCAGCTCGAGGCGCTGGCGACCGCGGCGCTGGAGAGCGCGGCGGCGAGCACCGCGCCGACGACCGACACCGAACGCACGCTGTGCGCGACGGTCGCCGAACTCACCGGCGGCGCCGAGCCCGGTATCGATGAGCATCTCGTCGAGCTTGGTCTGGACAGCATCGTCGCCATCTCGCTCGTGAACGCCTTGCGCCGCAAGGGCATCGCGACGAGTCCGCGTGCGGTGCTGACCGCGGGATCGATCCGCGAGCTCGCGGCGGCCATCGACGCCGGCTCGGGAACCGAAAGGGCGAGTGCCGTCGCCGAATACGGCTCGGTCGGCCAGGTGCCGATCCTGTCCTGGATGCACGAGCACGGCAACTACCGCAGGCTGGCGCTGAACACCCTGCTGGAATTGCCCGCCGAGGTGGACGGCCCCCGCCTGGAAGCGGTGCTTCAGGCCCTGCTCGACGGCCACGACATGCTGCGCGCCCGCTTCGTCGAGACCGCGGCCGGATACGACGTCGTCACCCGCGAGCCGGGTGTGGTGCGCGCCGCGGACATCCTGACCAGAATCGAAGCGGGACCGAACTTCTCGACGGACCTCGGCGCGCACGGTCGAGCCGTCGCGGACGAGATCGACCCGCTCACCGGCGATCTGGTGCGCGCGGTCTGGTTCACCCGCGCCGACGGCCCCGGCCTGCTGCTGCTCAACATCCACCACCTCGCGGTGGACCCGGTCTCCTGGCACATCATCTGCGCGGACCTGGCCGCGGCCTGGGAACAGCTGTCGGCGGGCACGCCGGAACTCGCTCCGCCGGTGGAATACACCTCCTACCGCACCTGGGCCGAGCGGACCCGCGCCCGCGCGGGCAGCGCGGAGGTCGCCGCGCAGCGCGACTACTGGGTCGCGCAGACGACCGCGCCGGACCCGGTGCTGGCCGCCCGGCGGCCGGATCCGCGCACCGACACCTGGTCCTCCTACCGGGTGCAGCCTCTGTTCACCGCGCCGGAGACGACCGCCGCGGTGCTCGACGGACTCACCGGCGAACTCGGCGCGCGCGAGTTCCTGCTTGCCGCGCTGACCGCGACCCTGGCGACCTGGCGCCGCGAACGTGGCCAGGACGCCAGTGGCGGCGCCTATCTCGCGATGGAGGGCCACGGTCGCGAGGACCAGGTGCTCGGCGCCGACATCGACACCGCCCAGACGGTCGGCTGGTTCACCAGCGTCTTCCCCGCGCGTTTCGGCGTGGGCGCGGACGTGGTGGATGTGGCCGCCGCGGAACAGGATCCGGCCGCGGCGCGGGCATTGCTCGCCTCGGTCGCCGCGTCGCTGGCCGCGGTGCCGAACAACGGTGTCGACTACGGCGTGCTGCGCTATCTCCAGGCCGACGCCGAACTCGCCGCGGCTCCCGAGCCGCAGGTGCTGTTCGACTACCTGGGCCGGATGGACCTGGCCGTCACTCGCAAGCCGTGGTCGCCGGTCCACGAGGTCGAACTGTTCACCCAGTTGCCGACCGCACCCGAACCCGATTTCCCCCTCCGGTACGCCATGGACGTCATCGCGGGCGTGCAGCCCACCGACGCCGGGCCGCAGCTGGTCACCCTCCTGCGGTGGAGCGACGCGCTGTTCACCGCCGCCGAGGTGGCGCGGCTCGCCGAGATCTGGGACGCCGCCGTCGCGGCGCTGGCGCGCGCGATCGCGCCCGTCGCCGTCGGCGGATCGCCCGCGTCGCCCGCGTGA